A region of the Clostridium estertheticum subsp. estertheticum genome:
CGACTGTGAATACTTAGCTAAAAATCCTGCAATAACTGAATCTCCTGCACCAACTGAATTCTGTACTTTTCCTTTTGCTGGTGTTGCATGATAAACTCCACTTTCACAAATTAGAAGAGCGCCTCTTTCAGCCATAGATATAATTACATTCTGTGCTCCCATAACAATAAGTTTCTTTGCATATTTAATAATTTCATCTGTATCTGTAAGTTCTTTATTAAATATTTCACCTAGTTCATGATTATTAGGTTTTATTAAAAATGGCTTATTCTGAAGCGTTGCAACCAAAGCATCACCTGTAGTATCAACTACAACTTTTACATTATTAGAAGCACACTTTTTTTGAAGTCTGGCATATATGTCCCTTGGAACAGACTTCTGAACATTTCCTGATAACACTAGATAATCATTTGAAGTTAAACCTTCTACTATTGTAAATAGCTTATTTAAGTCTTCGTCTTTTATAACTGGACCGGCTCCATTGATTTCCGTCTCTTCTTTCGAGTTGAGTTTAACGTTTATTCTTGTATCACCACTTATCTCAATAAAGTCAGTTTCAACACCTTGAGACTCCAATGAATCAATTATAAATTTTCCAGTAAAACCTCCAACAAAACCCAAAGCCTTAGTTTTTATTCCAAAATTATTTAAAACTCTTGATACATTTATCCCTTTTCCGCCAGCAAATTTTTCTTCACTGTCAACTCTATTAATTGATCCTGCTTTAAAATCATCTACGGTTATAACATAATCTATAGCCGGATTAAAAGTTACTGTGTATATCATCTTTTAGTCACTACCTTTTGTATTTATTTTTAACGTCTATATATACATGATAATATAAAATCAGTTCTTAAACAACATATATGTTCATATTCGATCATGTTTTATTTACGTTTCAATAGAAAACGATCACATACGGTCATATTTTTTACGATTTATTAGATTTTAACCATATTTTAACAAAAATTGAAATTTATTTTTTTCATAACATCACCAAGTTTTTCTAGATCTTTTAGAACTATAATTATTAATGCAATTCTTGAATGAAGGTGTAAAAAGAAAAAACTGATAGCGAAAAGGTAAAGATTAATATTTTTAGAAAATTTAATACATTAATATGATATAATTTACATATATATAAAATTTGTTATAAATACTTTAAAGTTATATAATTAATAAATCATTTTGTAGGAATTAGGAAGAGAAAATTACATATAGGGGGAGAGAAATGAACAAGAAAATAGGGGTAGCCATAATGGCGCTTGTTGTAACTATGAGCGTTGGGTTTACTAGCGTATACGCAGATCCTGCGTCAGATAAGATAAAGGTTCAGCAGATTCAAACTAAAAAAAATGATCTTGTAATTAAAGTAGAGATTACAGACAATCAAATTGAAGCAATTATAGCTAAAATGAAAATTAATGAAAATAATATAGCAAAAATACAAAAGGATATAAAACAAGACCAAATGAATATTTTAGATATTGAGGGTAATATCAAAGCAGAACAGATACTTTTTAATAAAAGAATGCGAGCAATGTATATGGGTGGGTCATCAAGCTTTATAGAAGTTATCCTAGCTTCAAAGGGGATAAATGATTTTATATCCAGAGTAGAAAATGTAAAAATGATATCAAAATTTGATCAAAATGTTATTGGTGATTTAAAAACAAATGAGGCTGAAATTAATTTAAAAAAGGTAGCACTAGATACGAAAAGTACAAAGTTACTATCTTTAAGAGTTGACAATAAAAAGAAATTAGCTACTTTAACAAAACAAAAAACAGATCAAATTATATTGGTAGCACAATTAAATGCTGAGGAAAATCAATATGGTGCACAAATGGTAACAGACCAAGCTGGTATAGCAAAAGAAGTAGCTCTAGAGAAAAAAACAAATGAGGCTATATTTTCTTCTAATCCAGTTTTAGCATATGCTTCAGATTTTCTTGGTATTCCTTATGTATGGGGGGGAACAAGTCCTAAAGGCTTCGACTGTTCAGGTTTTACACAATATGTATTTGGACATTTTGGAGTGAACTTACCAAGGGTTTCAGAGGATCAACAAAATGTAGGAACACTTGTATCTAGAGCTGATCTTAGGCCTGGAGATTTGGTATTTTTCGGAACTCCTGCTCATCATGTAGGAATATATATTGGGAATGGTAACATGATAAATGCACCTCATACAGGGGCTGTAATTAGAGTTCAAACACTTAATAGCGATTTTACTTATGGACGTAGAGTTACTCCGTAAAAGAGAGTGGCAAGGTAAGTACTATAAGATCCTATATGCATAATTAAAGGATGGAATTAAACAGAATATTAACGGAGGGCAATCTTTATGATACGAGACTTAACAAAGGGCAGTCCAGCTAAAATTATTTTAGTTTTCACACTGCCGTTACTTATAGGTAATATTTTTCAGCAATTTTATAGCTTAGCAGATACTCTGATTGTGGGACGTACAATGGGAATTAATGCTCTAGCAACAGTAGGCTGTACAGGGAGCATTATGTTTCTTATACTTGGTTTTTCACAAGGATTAACTGCTGGATTTTCCATAATCACAGCTACCTGTTTTGGAGCTGGAGATAAACAGGGGGTAAGACATAGTTATGTAGCAAGTATTGTGCTAAGTTTATTAATCACAATGGTGCTTACAATTGTAAGCGTAATATTTGCACGACCAATTTTAGAGATAATGCATACACCACCAGAAATAATAGAAGGTGCTTATAATTTTATAATTATAATTTTCTGGGGCATTATAGTGTCAATGTTATTTAACTTGTTTTCTAATGTTATGAGAGCTTTGGGAGACAGCCGAACACCCCTAATATTTTTAGTTATTGCTAGTGTTTTAAATATAATTTTAGATTTCGTATTTATTTTAAGCTTCAATATGGGGGTTGCAGGAGCTGCCTGGGCAACTACAATATCTCAAGGAATTTCTGCTATATTATGCTTTAGCCATATCATGAGAAATATGCCTATTTTAAAACTACACAGGAGTGATTGGCATTTAACAAAAAAAATCATATGGGAGCATTTAAGAATGGGTCTTCCTATGGCATTTCAGGCTTCTATTATAGCAATTGGTGCAATTACTGTTCAATTTGCACTAAATAATTTAGGCGAACTATCCGTAGCGGCATACACTGCAGCACAAAAAATTGATACACTAGCAATTCAACCTATGATGTCATTTGGTATTACAATGGCCACATTTGTAGCCCAAAATTATGGCGCAGGTAAAATAGACAGAATCCGTATTGGTATAAAGCAATGTAGTATCATATCAGTAGGTTTTAGTATTATTGTTGGTCTGTTCAATATTTTAGCTGGTCGTTTTATGATATTACTTTTTGTAGGGGATAATCAACCCAAAGTAGTATCTCTTGCACAAACCTATTTAAACATAAATGGAGCAATGTACTTTGTGTTAGCGCTACTTTTTATTTACAGATATAGTCTTCAAGGATTAGGACAGAGTCTTGCTCCTACTTTAGCGGGAGTTATGGAACTAATTATGCGAATCTTTGCTGCTATTATTTTATCAAAATACTTAGGTTTTACAGGTGTCTCCATGGCAAGTCCTCTTGCATGGATTGGTTCTTGTATACCTTTAGCAATAGCTTACTATATAACTCATAAAAAATTGTATGGATTAAATAAGCCCATTTGTATAACCGAAGGATAATTTTATCTGGGATTACTGTCCATCCGATGGAGTCCCAAAACTCTTCTAAGTCAAAGGTGCTACTTTCGGTAAATATAAAACCTGTATTAATTATTATTTCAACTTCCATCTAACTCACCTCAGATTAGTCAATTTTATTTCTAATTGTGACTGTTGTCTTGTGAACTACCACCACTTATAGAAGTGGATGGCTTCTTGGTCAATACTACTACTGTAGCAAGTTCGTCTCTTCCGGAGCCGTGTGCGTCTCTTGCAGAGACGTATCCAAGCTATCAAGGTCATTCCAACTTCTCTAACAATATATCTTTTATTATATTGCTAGTTTTAGTAAATTTTTGCTCGCATTTATATCTCTATCCATTATCATCCCACATACTGGGCATATATAAGTTCTACAAGATAAGTCTTTAGTTTGACTTGATTGATTACCACAATCAGAACATAACTGACTACTTGCATAGGTTGATGGTGC
Encoded here:
- a CDS encoding MATE family efflux transporter encodes the protein MIRDLTKGSPAKIILVFTLPLLIGNIFQQFYSLADTLIVGRTMGINALATVGCTGSIMFLILGFSQGLTAGFSIITATCFGAGDKQGVRHSYVASIVLSLLITMVLTIVSVIFARPILEIMHTPPEIIEGAYNFIIIIFWGIIVSMLFNLFSNVMRALGDSRTPLIFLVIASVLNIILDFVFILSFNMGVAGAAWATTISQGISAILCFSHIMRNMPILKLHRSDWHLTKKIIWEHLRMGLPMAFQASIIAIGAITVQFALNNLGELSVAAYTAAQKIDTLAIQPMMSFGITMATFVAQNYGAGKIDRIRIGIKQCSIISVGFSIIVGLFNILAGRFMILLFVGDNQPKVVSLAQTYLNINGAMYFVLALLFIYRYSLQGLGQSLAPTLAGVMELIMRIFAAIILSKYLGFTGVSMASPLAWIGSCIPLAIAYYITHKKLYGLNKPICITEG
- a CDS encoding NlpC/P60 family protein, whose product is MNKKIGVAIMALVVTMSVGFTSVYADPASDKIKVQQIQTKKNDLVIKVEITDNQIEAIIAKMKINENNIAKIQKDIKQDQMNILDIEGNIKAEQILFNKRMRAMYMGGSSSFIEVILASKGINDFISRVENVKMISKFDQNVIGDLKTNEAEINLKKVALDTKSTKLLSLRVDNKKKLATLTKQKTDQIILVAQLNAEENQYGAQMVTDQAGIAKEVALEKKTNEAIFSSNPVLAYASDFLGIPYVWGGTSPKGFDCSGFTQYVFGHFGVNLPRVSEDQQNVGTLVSRADLRPGDLVFFGTPAHHVGIYIGNGNMINAPHTGAVIRVQTLNSDFTYGRRVTP
- the pfkB gene encoding 1-phosphofructokinase codes for the protein MIYTVTFNPAIDYVITVDDFKAGSINRVDSEEKFAGGKGINVSRVLNNFGIKTKALGFVGGFTGKFIIDSLESQGVETDFIEISGDTRINVKLNSKEETEINGAGPVIKDEDLNKLFTIVEGLTSNDYLVLSGNVQKSVPRDIYARLQKKCASNNVKVVVDTTGDALVATLQNKPFLIKPNNHELGEIFNKELTDTDEIIKYAKKLIVMGAQNVIISMAERGALLICESGVYHATPAKGKVQNSVGAGDSVIAGFLAKYSQSKDLIEAFRWGATSGSATAFSKDLCKKEDIEHYLAQVIVNKLD